A section of the Hippea sp. KM1 genome encodes:
- a CDS encoding BMP family ABC transporter substrate-binding protein: MRRLLVFLVLLISVIGFGLTSQAKQDKIKVAFLYVGPHNDGGWSQAHDEGRMYLQKHLPYVITSYSESVPEGAACEKIIRDYIHKGYKVIFGTSFGFMDSMYNVAKDYPNAIFEHCSGYKTRKNMGTYFGRMYQVDYLAGLVAGMMTKTNYIGFVAPFPIPEVVREIDSFTIGVREVNPKAEVHVIWTNSWFNPVKERSAAETFIANKADIIVSGCDSPASIEAAKAAGIHAIAYDRDIHDKFPKTVLTSRAWNWGVFYVKVLKEIKNGTWKAGQYWGGLETGIVKLGKFGDDVPEKVKKYVLKRAEEIKEGKFKVFAGPIYDQHGKLMVKEGQELPDKDKLSLQWFVKGVIGSIPH, translated from the coding sequence ATGAGACGGTTGTTGGTTTTTCTGGTTTTGCTCATAAGCGTTATTGGTTTTGGCCTTACTTCACAGGCAAAGCAGGATAAGATCAAGGTGGCCTTTCTCTATGTAGGCCCGCACAACGACGGCGGCTGGAGTCAGGCACACGATGAAGGCAGGATGTATCTTCAGAAGCATCTGCCATATGTAATCACATCATACAGCGAGAGCGTCCCTGAGGGTGCGGCATGCGAAAAGATCATAAGGGATTATATCCATAAGGGCTATAAGGTGATATTCGGGACAAGCTTCGGTTTCATGGATTCTATGTACAATGTGGCAAAGGACTATCCGAATGCAATCTTTGAGCACTGCTCAGGATACAAAACAAGGAAAAACATGGGCACATACTTCGGAAGGATGTATCAGGTGGACTATCTGGCTGGACTTGTCGCTGGCATGATGACAAAGACAAACTATATAGGCTTCGTTGCACCCTTCCCTATTCCTGAGGTTGTCAGAGAGATAGACTCATTCACCATCGGTGTAAGGGAGGTTAACCCCAAAGCTGAGGTTCATGTAATCTGGACAAACTCCTGGTTCAACCCGGTAAAAGAAAGGAGCGCTGCTGAAACATTCATAGCAAACAAGGCAGACATAATCGTTAGCGGCTGTGACTCACCCGCATCCATCGAGGCAGCAAAGGCTGCAGGCATACACGCCATAGCATACGATAGGGACATACACGATAAGTTCCCCAAAACGGTCTTAACCTCAAGGGCCTGGAACTGGGGCGTTTTCTATGTAAAGGTCTTAAAAGAGATCAAAAACGGCACATGGAAGGCCGGTCAATACTGGGGTGGCCTTGAAACCGGTATAGTAAAATTGGGCAAGTTCGGGGATGATGTGCCAGAAAAGGTAAAAAAATATGTCCTAAAGAGGGCTGAGGAGATCAAAGAGGGCAAGTTCAAGGTGTTTGCAGGCCCTATATACGATCAGCACGGCAAGCTCATGGTTAAGGAAGGCCAGGAGCTGCCCGATAAGGATAAGCTATCCCTTCAGTGGTTCGTTAAGGGCGTTATCGGAAGCATCCCCCATTAA
- a CDS encoding methyl-accepting chemotaxis protein: MRNATLKTKLSIVIAITSIALLFFAGSLVLTKFEAYSNLSESRSLVELSVKIGDLVHELQKERGASAGFIGAKGTKFREILSNQRIQTDQKLKDLLSLAKHINIDKNPRFAKYFKAALSELNGLSSMRRRVDSLSIGVRQEVAYYTQINANLLNAVGAIGFETDNSHISKDLNAYTNFLLSKERAGIERAVLSNTFAQNHFGPGMYEKFITLIAEQNAYMHSFEISANDKFLNYYRTHFQGPSIEEVNKMRQIAISHFGKGNFGVDPEYWFKTITKKINILKNIEDFMEKAIIHDLNERISSAFHDLIIYVITLALGIVAIGMLVFAIFKYVLANIMKLTEQTKELASGQGDLTQRIEVESHDELGELGEWFNKFIEKTQMMIRDIKASVGQLSAHSSQLQTSANNMSTLIEETSKNTQEIATAMNDTTEAVNGIAQATENINNLATEVGEVNARMIENIQERVERMRKNALLAKEAMEQINTVGESSKEIGQIIAVINEIADQTNLLALNAAIEAARAGEAGRGFAVVADEVRKLAERTQRATEEIRNMIDKIQNDTNAAVEKTRQASEMILQEEKKAQEDKNNVEEVVEKTNRVIEEINSTSAATEELSSTFSEMDMQIKDIAEAAKENIHVVEDVSKAAEQLSQIAANVDNLINRFKV, encoded by the coding sequence ATGAGAAACGCAACACTCAAAACAAAACTCTCCATCGTAATCGCAATTACATCGATAGCCCTGCTGTTTTTTGCAGGCTCTCTGGTTTTGACCAAGTTTGAAGCATACTCAAACCTTTCAGAGTCAAGATCGCTGGTTGAGCTGTCGGTAAAGATAGGAGATCTGGTTCATGAACTGCAGAAAGAGAGGGGTGCAAGCGCCGGATTTATCGGTGCAAAGGGAACCAAATTCAGGGAAATCCTATCCAATCAGCGCATCCAGACCGACCAGAAACTAAAGGATCTGCTCAGCCTGGCAAAGCACATAAACATAGACAAAAACCCCCGCTTTGCCAAATACTTCAAGGCCGCATTGAGTGAGCTAAACGGTTTATCCTCCATGAGAAGGAGGGTTGATAGCCTATCCATAGGCGTCAGACAGGAGGTTGCATATTACACCCAGATCAATGCAAATCTATTAAACGCCGTTGGAGCCATAGGATTTGAAACCGACAACTCCCACATATCAAAGGATTTAAACGCCTATACAAACTTCTTACTCTCCAAGGAAAGGGCAGGTATAGAAAGGGCTGTTCTATCCAACACATTTGCCCAGAACCATTTTGGCCCCGGCATGTATGAGAAATTCATAACACTTATAGCCGAGCAGAACGCATACATGCACTCCTTTGAGATATCGGCAAACGACAAGTTCCTAAACTATTACAGAACGCACTTCCAGGGCCCCAGCATTGAAGAGGTCAACAAGATGAGGCAAATCGCCATAAGCCACTTCGGTAAGGGCAACTTTGGTGTTGATCCGGAGTATTGGTTTAAAACCATAACAAAGAAGATCAATATTTTAAAGAATATCGAAGACTTTATGGAAAAAGCCATTATACACGACCTAAACGAGAGGATCTCAAGTGCCTTCCATGACCTAATAATATATGTAATAACACTTGCACTGGGCATTGTTGCTATAGGAATGCTTGTATTTGCAATATTCAAGTATGTTCTTGCAAATATAATGAAGTTAACAGAGCAGACAAAAGAACTTGCAAGCGGACAGGGCGATCTAACGCAGAGGATAGAGGTTGAATCCCACGATGAGCTTGGAGAGTTGGGCGAGTGGTTCAATAAATTTATAGAGAAAACCCAGATGATGATTAGGGATATAAAGGCCAGTGTCGGCCAGCTCAGCGCACACTCAAGCCAGCTACAGACATCTGCCAATAACATGTCTACCCTCATTGAAGAAACATCCAAGAATACACAGGAGATAGCAACGGCCATGAACGATACAACGGAGGCCGTAAACGGCATAGCACAGGCGACAGAGAACATAAACAACTTAGCAACTGAGGTTGGAGAGGTTAACGCAAGGATGATTGAGAACATCCAGGAAAGGGTCGAAAGGATGAGAAAGAACGCCCTCTTGGCAAAAGAGGCTATGGAGCAGATAAACACCGTCGGTGAGTCCTCCAAAGAGATTGGTCAGATCATAGCCGTGATTAACGAGATAGCCGATCAGACCAACCTACTTGCTCTCAATGCCGCCATTGAGGCAGCAAGAGCTGGTGAGGCAGGACGAGGCTTTGCCGTTGTTGCCGACGAGGTCAGGAAGTTAGCCGAAAGAACACAGAGGGCAACAGAAGAGATCAGGAATATGATCGACAAGATCCAGAACGATACCAATGCAGCCGTCGAAAAGACGCGCCAGGCCAGCGAGATGATACTGCAGGAGGAGAAGAAGGCTCAAGAGGATAAAAACAATGTTGAAGAGGTCGTTGAGAAGACAAACAGGGTTATAGAGGAAATCAACTCAACAAGCGCAGCGACGGAGGAGCTTTCCAGCACATTCTCCGAGATGGATATGCAGATAAAGGATATAGCCGAGGCGGCCAAGGAAAACATCCATGTGGTCGAGGATGTATCAAAAGCCGCAGAACAGCTCAGCCAGATTGCCGCAAATGTGGACAACCTAATAAACAGGTTCAAGGTATAA
- a CDS encoding ABC transporter ATP-binding protein translates to METVLKTENLTKEFPETTANKEINFQLKKGEIHSLLGENGAGKTTLMNMLYGIYLPTSGNIYINGKRVLIRSPLDAIRLGIGMIHQHFMLVETLTVLENIILGLKEYGILINKKAVLKKLSELEKLYGLAVNPTAKIWQIGVGEQQKVEIIKVLFRGANILILDEPTAVLTPQESQNLFKILNKMKSDGKSIIFITHKLEEVMQVSDRISILRRGRLIKTIDKKDTSKEELANLMVDESQTCEIFKRSSKTSEVILTIRNLEVLSDKGTKALNGIDLDVYKGEILGIAGVSGNGQKELVQTIAGLRKPIRGSIVFNGENIGKKSPYYIMKKGINYIPADRLAMGVAPNLSAIDNTILRRYRRFPFSKGGIMNYTKALAYTRMIAKAYKIKLDNPFSPIKLLSGGNMQKLILAREMLENPKLLIASYPTRGLDIASTQFFRSKLSEIANKGKTIILVSEDLDELLSLSDRIAVMFNGKIMGIVDASKTTKTQLGLLMAGEKA, encoded by the coding sequence ATGGAAACAGTATTAAAGACAGAGAACCTAACCAAAGAGTTCCCCGAAACCACAGCAAATAAAGAGATAAATTTTCAGCTAAAGAAAGGCGAGATCCATTCACTCTTGGGTGAAAACGGCGCAGGCAAAACCACACTAATGAACATGCTATACGGCATATACTTACCAACAAGCGGCAATATTTACATAAACGGCAAAAGGGTGTTGATAAGATCACCGCTTGATGCAATCAGGTTGGGCATAGGCATGATACATCAACACTTCATGCTCGTTGAGACGCTAACCGTCCTTGAGAATATTATCTTAGGGCTTAAGGAATACGGCATCCTGATAAACAAAAAGGCGGTGCTAAAAAAGCTTTCAGAGCTTGAAAAGCTATACGGTTTAGCTGTCAACCCAACCGCCAAGATATGGCAGATAGGGGTTGGCGAGCAGCAGAAGGTTGAAATAATCAAGGTGCTCTTCAGGGGCGCAAATATCTTAATCTTGGATGAGCCAACAGCCGTTTTGACACCACAGGAGAGTCAGAACCTATTCAAAATCCTGAATAAGATGAAATCAGACGGTAAATCCATCATCTTCATAACACACAAACTCGAAGAGGTGATGCAGGTATCGGATAGAATCTCTATACTAAGGAGGGGCAGGCTCATAAAAACCATAGACAAAAAGGATACATCAAAGGAGGAGCTTGCAAATCTAATGGTGGATGAAAGCCAGACATGCGAAATCTTCAAAAGGAGCAGCAAAACCAGCGAGGTGATACTCACCATAAGAAACTTGGAGGTTCTATCCGATAAAGGCACAAAGGCGCTAAACGGCATAGACCTGGATGTTTACAAAGGCGAGATATTGGGTATTGCGGGCGTTTCGGGTAATGGCCAGAAGGAGTTGGTTCAGACCATAGCAGGCCTAAGAAAACCCATTAGGGGCAGCATAGTATTCAATGGTGAAAATATAGGCAAAAAATCGCCCTATTACATCATGAAAAAGGGGATAAACTACATACCGGCCGATAGGCTTGCCATGGGTGTTGCTCCAAACCTCTCCGCAATAGACAATACAATCCTAAGGAGATACAGGCGCTTCCCCTTCTCAAAGGGCGGCATAATGAACTATACAAAAGCCTTAGCCTATACGCGAATGATAGCAAAGGCGTATAAGATAAAACTGGACAACCCATTCTCCCCTATTAAGCTTTTATCGGGCGGCAACATGCAAAAACTGATCCTGGCCAGGGAGATGTTAGAAAACCCAAAACTCCTGATAGCATCCTATCCCACAAGGGGCTTAGACATTGCCTCAACACAGTTTTTTAGATCAAAGCTTTCAGAGATAGCAAACAAGGGCAAAACGATTATCCTGGTAAGTGAGGATTTAGATGAGCTTTTGAGCCTTTCCGATAGGATAGCCGTCATGTTTAACGGCAAAATCATGGGGATTGTCGATGCCTCAAAAACAACAAAGACACAGTTAGGGCTTCTAATGGCAGGAGAGAAGGCCTGA
- a CDS encoding SDH family Clp fold serine proteinase: MHLVDTIVGQLFWIIFFIMLFYPYFKSQSLEGNRIRLIRDLEKKNSSRVITLIHRQETKSLFGFFSMRFLDIEDSEAILRAIRITPEDMPIDMIIHTPGGVALAATQIANALADRKAKVRVIVPHYAMSGGTLIALAADEIIMDDYAVLGPIDPQLGSEPAASIVKIKELKEIKDISDETLIKIDVSQKALKQMHATAKSILIKKGYDEDTADRIAKELSSGKWTHDYPITVNQAKELGLKISTDVPKEVYALMELYPQPTATQSVNYIPLPYNRPGDTHSNTKRDT; encoded by the coding sequence ATGCACTTGGTGGATACCATCGTGGGTCAGTTGTTCTGGATTATCTTCTTCATAATGCTTTTCTATCCCTATTTCAAATCCCAATCGCTTGAGGGCAACAGGATAAGGCTCATAAGGGATTTGGAGAAGAAGAACTCATCGAGGGTTATAACCCTCATACACCGACAGGAGACAAAATCGCTATTCGGGTTCTTTTCAATGAGGTTTTTAGACATTGAGGATTCTGAGGCCATCTTAAGGGCCATTCGCATAACGCCTGAGGATATGCCCATTGATATGATTATACACACACCGGGCGGTGTCGCTTTGGCAGCCACGCAGATAGCCAATGCCCTTGCCGATAGAAAGGCCAAGGTCAGGGTTATAGTGCCGCATTATGCTATGTCTGGCGGCACACTGATAGCCTTAGCAGCAGATGAGATAATCATGGACGATTACGCCGTTTTGGGCCCTATAGATCCGCAGCTTGGCAGTGAACCTGCAGCAAGCATAGTGAAGATAAAAGAGCTCAAAGAGATAAAGGATATCAGCGATGAGACGCTCATAAAGATAGATGTCAGCCAGAAGGCCCTAAAGCAGATGCATGCAACGGCCAAAAGCATACTCATAAAGAAGGGGTATGATGAGGATACGGCCGATAGGATAGCAAAAGAGCTCTCAAGCGGTAAATGGACACACGACTATCCGATAACGGTAAACCAGGCAAAAGAACTGGGTTTGAAAATCTCCACCGATGTTCCAAAAGAGGTCTATGCCTTGATGGAGTTATACCCACAGCCAACGGCAACCCAATCGGTAAATTACATACCGCTGCCGTACAACAGGCCCGGTGATACGCACAGCAATACAAAAAGGGATACTTGA